The genomic segment TTTCTTCGATACGTCAAGATCGAATCGACGGCTGCGGAGGATTCGAAGACCTACCCCAGCTCGCCCGGGCAGTTGGAGATGGGCAAGCTGCTGGCGAGCGAGCTGCGCGATTTGAAAATCACCGATGCGGTACAGGATGAGCATGGCATCGTCATGGGGACGGTGCCGGGGAACGTACCCGGCGCGCCGACGATCTGCTGGTGCTCGCACGTCGATACTTCGCCGGAGTTCAGCGCGAAGGACGTGAAGCCGCAGGTCATTCGCAGTTACGATGGCAAGGACATCACGCTGCCGGGCGACAGATCCCGCGTCATCAAGGTCGCCGAGTGCGAGGCGCTGAAACACCTCAAGGGCAAGACGCTCATTACCACCGATGGAACGACGCTGCTGGGGGCCGACGACAAGGCTGGCGTGGCGGTCATCATGACGGCCGCGGCGCACCTGATGGCGCACCCGGAACTCAAGCACGGGCCGATTCGGATTGTGTTCACGTGTGACGAGGAGATCGGTCACGGCACCGACAAGCTCGATCTCAAGAAGATCGGCTCGCACGTCGCCTACACGCTCGACGGCGAGGATGAGGGCAACATCGAGAACGAGACGTGGTCGGCGGATCTCGCGACGGTGACGATCACCGGCAAGAACATTCACCCCGGCTTCGCCAAGGGTCGGATGATCAACGCGATTCGGTTGGCGGCGGAGTTCATCGCGCAGATCCCAATGGACATGGCGCCCGAGACGACGGAGGGCCGCGTTGGATTTTTACATCCGTATGTATTGGACGGCGGCGTGCCGGAGGTGCGGCTGAAGGTGCTGTTGCGGAGTTTCGTGACGGCCGAGTTGAAACAGCAGGCGGACCGGCTGCGGGCCATCGCCGACGCGGTGATGAAGGCCCACCCGGACGCGACGATCAAGATCGAGCAGACCGAGCAGTATCGCAACATGCTGGAGTACCTTGCGAAGGAGCCGCGTGCGACGAAGCTGGCCGAGCAAGCGATGAAAAACGTCGGCCTGACGCCGAAGTATCAATCGATCCGCGGCGGGACGGACGGGTCGAAGTTGAGCGAGAAAGGCCTGCCGACCCCGAACCTGTCGGTGGGCATGCACAATTTCCACTCGCCGCTGGAGTTCGCGTGCCTCGAGCAGATGGAAAACTCGGTGAAAGTGCTGGTGGAGCTGGCGCAGTTATGGGGGAAGGAGAAGGTTTGAGCCAACAATAGATGGAGGCGTTGAGGATGTTGTAGAATGCCGTCGCGTTTCCAAGCGGCCCGCCCGTTTCAAAACAGCGGCCTGCGGGCGATCGCTTTCCGCCTTTGTCATTCAACAACGCCACATTCTGCCGTCCGTACTCCTGCGAATCCCGTCCCCCATACGGAACCCCATTCATGTCCGACCCAAACGCCGTCGCAACGCACCTTCCCGAGAATGCCTACCGCGAGTTGAAGCCCGGCGAGATCTACACGCCGATGGTGCCGGCCGCGGTGACCGTCCCCGAAATCACCGGCCGCTCGATCGTCTTCGGCATCATCATGAACGTCATCTTCTCGATGGCGGCGACGTATCTGGCGCTGAAGGTCGGCCAGGGCATCGAGACGGCGATTCCGATTTCGATTCTGTCGGTGGGGCTATCGGGATTTCTGCTCAAGACCGGCCGGCGGGCCAGCAGCCTTCTCGAAAACGTCAACATCCTGGCGATCAGCACGACCAGCGGCATCGTGGCCGGCGGCACAGTCTTCACCATGCCGGCGATTTACATACTCAAAATCAATGAGCAACTCGACATCAGCAACGTGCAGTTGTTCTTTACCATCTTCGCCGTGCCGCTGATCGGTGCGATTCTCGGCGTCGTCTTCCTGGTGCCGTTCCGGCGCTACTTCGTCAAGGACATGCACGGCAAGCTGCCCTTCCCGGAAGCCACCGCCACCAACGAAATCCTCGTCACCGGCGCATCCGACAGCACGGGACAGGCGTGGGTGCTGATCTACTCGTTCATTGTTGGTTTCGTTTACAACTGGCTCGGCGGCACGATGAAGCTGTTTAGCGAAGTCTTCACCACGGCCGTGATCCCGAAGCTGCACGACCTCACGCACAAGGCGAAGGCGGTGTTCTTTCTCGGCACCGGCGCGGAACTGCTGGGGCTGGGTTTCATCATCGGCCTGCGCTATGCGACCATCATCTGCGCCGGCTCGTTTCTCTCGTGGTTTGTCATTGTGCCGCTGCTTGGCTCACTCAATCTTGAGCAGCTGGCGGTCCTGAATCCAGCGATCAAGGGTGACGATGCCGAATTGATTTTCCGTGCGATTCCTCGCAACATCGGCATCGGCGGCATTTTCGCCGCTGGGCTTATTTCCATCCTCAAAATGAGCAAGGTCATCGCCACGGCCTTGCGCCAAGCGCTGGGCGGTCTGTTCGCCGGCAACAAAGGTGGGCCGGCGCTGCGCACGGACGATGATTTGAGCTATCCCAAACTGCTTCTCATCGGCCTGATTGCGACGATCGCCATGGCGATCTTCTTCCGAATGATCGTGCTGAATGGGATGGAAAACGCGAACAAGCTGACCGCGATTTCGGTCTTGCTGGCTCTTGGCGCGGCCTTCCTGTTCACGACCGTGTCGGCCTGGGCCATTGCGATGATCTCCACGACGCCGATCTCCGGAATGACGGTCACCACGCTCATTATTACGGCCGTCGTGCTGCTCAATGCCGGGCTGCCCAAGTCGCCGGCGGGGATGCTCGCCGTGCTGCTTGTCGGCGGCGTGGTGGCGTCGGCCCTCTCGATGGCGGGCACGCTGGTGACGGAAATGAAAATCGCCTACTGGACCGGCGCGACGCCCAAGCGCGTGCAGTGGAGCGCCATCGTCTCCGCCGTATTGGCGTCGGCCCTTGTGACCGGAACAATCATGTTCCTCTCGAAATCCAAGGGATTCGAGATCACTCCGCAGACGCCCGACGCGCTCTCCGCGCCGCAAGCCAACGTCATGGCCAGCGCGCTGCAAAGCTTCGTCGGTGGCGGAACGGTGCCCTGGGTTCTGTACGCGGTTGGTGCGGTCATTGCCATCATCATGACCATGCTCGGAATTTCGGGCCTTGCCTTCGCTTTGGGCATGTACCTTCCAATGGAACTGAACACGCCGATTCTCGTGGGCGGTTTCATCGCCGCGATGATCCCCAAGGGGGCGAAAAACGAAGCGATCGCCAAAGCGCGGAACGACAAGGGCGTTCTGATCGCATCCGGCCTCATTGCCGGCGGCGCGATTGTCGGCGTCGTCAATGCAGTGCTCACTTCCGTTAACGAGGAGCTGATCAAGCCCAGGAGCGCCAGCCAGCCGGCGGAAGGATTCGACCTGATGCAATGGCTCAACATGGGAAATCGACTGCAAGCATCGGGCTGGTCGAGTGATCGCGTCGAGCAGATGACGAACTGGCTGGGCCTCGCGGCATTCGGATTGCTGTGCCTGTGGGCATTTGCCGTATGCCGTCGCGCGAAACCCGGTGCGTCGTCGGGTCCGTCGTTGCAGCATTAGGCGCGAATCCCAATCGTTCGTCAGCCGATCGCGCGAGCGATCCATACAACTTTTTGTTTACTCGGTGACACGATGACGACCGCGCCGGCCGCCGCAGCGCAATCGCCCGACTCCGCACCGCGCGGGTTCTCGTTCGCCTACTGGTTGTTGATGACCATCGAGATGTTCGAGCGGCTGGCGTATTACACGCTTCGGCCGATCGCGGGCATCTTCATCATGCAGGCCACCGAGCCGGGCGGTCTGAAGCTCACCGCGCAGCACAAGGGCACGATTTTCGCGTGGTGGGCGATTATTCAGGTTGTCCTGCCGATCGTCACCGGCGGCTTCGCCGATCGTTACGGCTACAAGAAAATCATGGCCTTTGCCATGCTGTTGAGCGGCGCGGGCTATGCGACGATGGCGACGTTTCACTCCTACGAGGGCTTCTTCATCGGCGTCCTGCTTCAAGCCAGCGGGCTGTCATTCTTCAAGCCGAGCATCCAAGGCGCGCTGGCGCACTCGCTCTCGCGCGAAAAATCATCGCTGGGCTGGGGAATCTTCTACGGGGTCGTGAACGTTGGGGCGTACTTCGGCCATCTCGCTTCGCCGTTGATTCTGGGGAAAAATCACTCGGCCCAGGCCTATCAAACGCTGTTCATTTCCTGCGCGGGCTTCTGCATTCTCTGCATCGTCCTCGTTTTGATGATGCGGGACATTCCATCCGGCGGATCCAAAACCGACAGCCCGTTCACCGTTCTATGGAAGACCATCGTCAACATTTTCGAGCCGCGTCTGCTGGCCTGGCTGGCCATCATGTCCTGTTTCTGGATGATGATGTACCAGTTGTGGGACCTGGGGCCCAACTTCATTGAAGACTGGGTGGACAGTTCGCACGTGGCGTCGCTCGCTCCCTTCGACACCTGGCGCGAAACCGGGCCCGACGGCCGCCTTCGTCTGCCGCAACAGGTGCTCCTGTCGCTCAACTCTTTTCTGATCATTTTCTTCGTCGCGCCGATCTCACACCTGGTACGCAAGATGCGCACCCTGTCCGCCATGCTGCTGGGCATGTTCGGCGTAACCTTCGGCGTCCTCATGGCGGGTCTGACGCAAAGCGCGTGGATGCTGCTGGCCGGCATTGCTTTCTTTTCACTGGGTGAGATGCTGGTCGGACCGAAGAAGAGTGAATACCTCGCGCTGATCGCGCCCCCGAGCAAGAAGGGGCTGTATCTTGGGTACGTGGTCATCCCCACCGGCATCGGGCAGGCCGTCGGCAATTGGATTTCCGGGCATATCTACGGGCGCTTCGGTGAGAAAGCGACTTTATCGCTTAAGTACCTGCTTGAACACACCCCGTTTGGCGAAGGCAAGTCGTGGGACGGCAGCGCGAAGTCGCTGGAACTCGCCGCCGGCGTGACGCGCCCGGAAGCGTTTGCGAAATTGCAGGAAGTACTCGGCGTGGACGGTCTCGCGGCGACGCGGGTTCTATGGAACCAGTATCATCCGCAATACTGGAGTTGGCTGCCGTTCGCCGCGATCGGCGTTCTCGCGGCCATCGCGTTGTACATCTTCGGGCGGATGGCGCGACGGTGGGCGGACATGAACGCGTAGCAATGACGGAAGTCGACGGATTTCAATCCGCCGGCTTCGAATAGGCGTCAGCGAATGCAAGACTGGCGCCGACTCACTTCACGCCATGCATCATCTTCTTCAACACCGGCACGAGCAGGAACAGCAGCACGCCGGAGGCCACGGCCGTCAGCGCAATGTACTTGAAGACGACATCAAATCCGTAATGCTCCGTGCGACTTCCGACCCAACCGCCAAAGACGTTCCCCAACGAAGATGACAGGAACCAGACACCCATGAAGGTGCTGACCATGCGCGCGGGGGAAAGCTTCGTAATGGTTGAGAGCCCGACCGGAGAAAGGCACAACTCGCCCGTCGTGTGCAGCATGAAGCCAAGCACCAGAAAACTGATGTTGCATTTTCCGGTCGTACCAGCCTGCGCGGCCCCCAAATACATGATGAAAAAGCCTGCGCCCAATTGGGTCAGGCCCAGCGCGAACTTCAGCGGCGACGACGGTTCCATTCGACGTTTGTCAAGCCAGACCCAGAGTTTCGCGAACGGGAATCCCAGGATGATGATGAACAACGGATTGATCGACGCGGTCAAGAGTGAAGCCTTCAATTCGCCGAAGATCGGCACGTTTCGGTCCACGTGTGCATCGGTAAACAGATTGATCGCGCTGCCAGCCAGTTCGAAGAATGCCCAGAACATGATCGAGAAGCAGCACAGGATGATGATCACCAGCATTCGCCCGCGTTCTTCCGGTGTGCCGCGGAAGGTCTCCCACAGCAGGTAGATCATGACCGGAACGGCAACGAAAAGAGCCAAATTCTGGACGTACTTCGGATTGGCCATGAGATACCCTGCGACGGGCATGAACAGAATGACCCCCAGCGCCACGAGAACTCCCTTTGGGATGCCCGCGTTGGATGAGGCAGCGCTCGCGGCCTTCGCAGGAGGCATTCCCCTTCCGTGCAGCAGGTGCGTTGTGCCGCTGAAGATAACCTGGCCAATCAGCATCCCGGCGCCTGCCAGAACAAAGCCCCAGTGCCAACCGTACTTTTCGGCGAGCTGGCCGGAGAATCCGGCGGCGAAAGCGCCGATGTTGATCCCCATGTAGAAGATCGTAAACGCGCCGTCGCGGCGCGGATCGCCCTGCTCGTAGAGGCTTCCCACAATGCTCGAGATATTCGGCTTGAAGAAACCGTTTCCAGCCGAAAGCATGCCCAGGCCGAGGAAAAAGATAGAGGTGATCGCGATGCTCTGTTCGACCGGCGCCGTCCCAGCTTGGTCTCGAATAAGCCAGGCATGGGTGGCCAAAGTGAACTGCGCTGCCGCCATGAGGATGCCGCCGATCACAATGCAACGGCGCTGACCAAGTAATCGATCCGCGAGAATGCCACCTAGAAATGGCGCGGCGTACACGAATCCCAGATAGGCGCCATAAACTTCGTTGGAATGACCCGGAGCAAACGACATGGCCTTGGTCATGTACAGCACGAGGAATGCTCTCATGCTGT from the Planctomycetia bacterium genome contains:
- the pepT gene encoding peptidase T; this encodes MDTLLDRFLRYVKIESTAAEDSKTYPSSPGQLEMGKLLASELRDLKITDAVQDEHGIVMGTVPGNVPGAPTICWCSHVDTSPEFSAKDVKPQVIRSYDGKDITLPGDRSRVIKVAECEALKHLKGKTLITTDGTTLLGADDKAGVAVIMTAAAHLMAHPELKHGPIRIVFTCDEEIGHGTDKLDLKKIGSHVAYTLDGEDEGNIENETWSADLATVTITGKNIHPGFAKGRMINAIRLAAEFIAQIPMDMAPETTEGRVGFLHPYVLDGGVPEVRLKVLLRSFVTAELKQQADRLRAIADAVMKAHPDATIKIEQTEQYRNMLEYLAKEPRATKLAEQAMKNVGLTPKYQSIRGGTDGSKLSEKGLPTPNLSVGMHNFHSPLEFACLEQMENSVKVLVELAQLWGKEKV
- a CDS encoding oligopeptide transporter, OPT family; translation: MSDPNAVATHLPENAYRELKPGEIYTPMVPAAVTVPEITGRSIVFGIIMNVIFSMAATYLALKVGQGIETAIPISILSVGLSGFLLKTGRRASSLLENVNILAISTTSGIVAGGTVFTMPAIYILKINEQLDISNVQLFFTIFAVPLIGAILGVVFLVPFRRYFVKDMHGKLPFPEATATNEILVTGASDSTGQAWVLIYSFIVGFVYNWLGGTMKLFSEVFTTAVIPKLHDLTHKAKAVFFLGTGAELLGLGFIIGLRYATIICAGSFLSWFVIVPLLGSLNLEQLAVLNPAIKGDDAELIFRAIPRNIGIGGIFAAGLISILKMSKVIATALRQALGGLFAGNKGGPALRTDDDLSYPKLLLIGLIATIAMAIFFRMIVLNGMENANKLTAISVLLALGAAFLFTTVSAWAIAMISTTPISGMTVTTLIITAVVLLNAGLPKSPAGMLAVLLVGGVVASALSMAGTLVTEMKIAYWTGATPKRVQWSAIVSAVLASALVTGTIMFLSKSKGFEITPQTPDALSAPQANVMASALQSFVGGGTVPWVLYAVGAVIAIIMTMLGISGLAFALGMYLPMELNTPILVGGFIAAMIPKGAKNEAIAKARNDKGVLIASGLIAGGAIVGVVNAVLTSVNEELIKPRSASQPAEGFDLMQWLNMGNRLQASGWSSDRVEQMTNWLGLAAFGLLCLWAFAVCRRAKPGASSGPSLQH
- a CDS encoding MFS transporter, whose product is MTTAPAAAAQSPDSAPRGFSFAYWLLMTIEMFERLAYYTLRPIAGIFIMQATEPGGLKLTAQHKGTIFAWWAIIQVVLPIVTGGFADRYGYKKIMAFAMLLSGAGYATMATFHSYEGFFIGVLLQASGLSFFKPSIQGALAHSLSREKSSLGWGIFYGVVNVGAYFGHLASPLILGKNHSAQAYQTLFISCAGFCILCIVLVLMMRDIPSGGSKTDSPFTVLWKTIVNIFEPRLLAWLAIMSCFWMMMYQLWDLGPNFIEDWVDSSHVASLAPFDTWRETGPDGRLRLPQQVLLSLNSFLIIFFVAPISHLVRKMRTLSAMLLGMFGVTFGVLMAGLTQSAWMLLAGIAFFSLGEMLVGPKKSEYLALIAPPSKKGLYLGYVVIPTGIGQAVGNWISGHIYGRFGEKATLSLKYLLEHTPFGEGKSWDGSAKSLELAAGVTRPEAFAKLQEVLGVDGLAATRVLWNQYHPQYWSWLPFAAIGVLAAIALYIFGRMARRWADMNA
- a CDS encoding peptide MFS transporter, whose translation is MNQSGGSSVGNAGHAGGERTFLGHPLGLYGLFFTEMWERFSFYSMRAFLVLYMTKAMSFAPGHSNEVYGAYLGFVYAAPFLGGILADRLLGQRRCIVIGGILMAAAQFTLATHAWLIRDQAGTAPVEQSIAITSIFFLGLGMLSAGNGFFKPNISSIVGSLYEQGDPRRDGAFTIFYMGINIGAFAAGFSGQLAEKYGWHWGFVLAGAGMLIGQVIFSGTTHLLHGRGMPPAKAASAASSNAGIPKGVLVALGVILFMPVAGYLMANPKYVQNLALFVAVPVMIYLLWETFRGTPEERGRMLVIIILCCFSIMFWAFFELAGSAINLFTDAHVDRNVPIFGELKASLLTASINPLFIIILGFPFAKLWVWLDKRRMEPSSPLKFALGLTQLGAGFFIMYLGAAQAGTTGKCNISFLVLGFMLHTTGELCLSPVGLSTITKLSPARMVSTFMGVWFLSSSLGNVFGGWVGSRTEHYGFDVVFKYIALTAVASGVLLFLLVPVLKKMMHGVK